From one Leifsonia sp. 1010 genomic stretch:
- the tal gene encoding transaldolase produces MTDTTATAATPTAALSAAGVSIWLDDLSRERINTGNLEKLIAEKNVVGVTTNPTIFAAALAKGEAYDEQVRQLAAAGVDVDDAIFEITTDDVAKASDIFHSVYERSNGVDGRVSIEVAPALARDTKATIDAAKKLSDKIQKPNVMIKIPATVEGLEAITETIAAGISVNVTLIFSLERYRQVIDAYLTGLEKAKAAGIDLSGIHSVASFFVSRVDTEVDKRLSAIGTDEAEGLKSKAGIANARLAYEVYEQQFATERAKLLVEAGANEQRPLWASTGVKDPSLPDTLYVEALVAPNVVNTMPEKTLDATFDHGHITGDTVTGTYAESNDVLNKLADLGISYDDVTETLEREGVEKFNVSWGELVETVKNALEGAAK; encoded by the coding sequence ATGACCGACACAACCGCCACCGCCGCGACCCCCACGGCCGCACTGTCCGCAGCGGGCGTCAGCATCTGGCTGGACGACCTGTCGCGTGAGCGCATCAACACGGGCAACCTCGAGAAGCTGATCGCCGAGAAGAACGTGGTCGGCGTGACCACGAACCCGACGATCTTCGCGGCCGCCCTCGCCAAGGGCGAGGCCTACGACGAGCAGGTCCGCCAGCTGGCCGCCGCCGGCGTGGACGTCGACGACGCGATCTTCGAGATCACCACCGACGACGTCGCCAAGGCGAGCGACATCTTCCACAGCGTCTACGAGCGCTCGAACGGCGTCGACGGCCGCGTGTCCATCGAGGTCGCCCCGGCGCTCGCCCGCGACACGAAGGCCACCATCGATGCCGCGAAGAAGCTTTCGGACAAGATCCAGAAGCCGAACGTCATGATCAAGATCCCGGCGACGGTCGAGGGCCTCGAGGCCATCACCGAGACCATCGCGGCCGGCATCAGCGTCAACGTGACGCTGATCTTCAGCCTCGAGCGCTACCGCCAGGTCATCGACGCGTACCTCACCGGCCTCGAGAAGGCCAAGGCGGCGGGCATCGACCTCTCCGGCATCCACTCGGTCGCCTCGTTCTTCGTCTCGCGCGTGGACACCGAGGTGGACAAGCGCCTCAGCGCCATCGGCACGGACGAGGCCGAGGGCCTCAAGAGCAAGGCCGGCATCGCCAACGCCCGCCTCGCCTACGAGGTGTACGAGCAGCAGTTCGCCACCGAGCGTGCGAAGCTCCTCGTCGAGGCCGGCGCCAACGAGCAGCGCCCGCTGTGGGCCTCCACCGGCGTGAAGGACCCGAGCCTGCCCGACACGCTGTACGTCGAGGCGCTCGTCGCCCCGAACGTCGTCAACACGATGCCCGAGAAGACGCTCGACGCGACCTTCGACCACGGACACATCACCGGCGACACCGTCACCGGCACCTACGCCGAGTCGAACGACGTGCTCAACAAGCTGGCCGACCTCGGCATCAGCTACGACGACGTGACCGAGACCCTCGAGCGCGAAGGCGTCGAGAAGTTCAACGTTTCGTGGGGCGAGCTCGTCGAGACCGTGAAGAACGCCCTCGAGGGAGCCGCCAAGTGA
- the zwf gene encoding glucose-6-phosphate dehydrogenase, which translates to MSPVEITPEFNPLRLPSDRRLNRIAGPSSLIIFGVTGDLSRKKLMPAVYDLANRGLLPPGFSLVGFARRDWEDQDFEKVVYDAVKQYARTPFDDDVWQQLAQGIRFVPGEFDDDDAFQRLKQTVEDLDKERGTMGNHAFYLSIPPKAFPIVTEQLKRSGLADQSGDGWRRVVIEKPFGHDLQSARELNAVVETVFPPDSVFRIDHYLGKETVQNILALRFANELYEPIWNANYVDHVQITMAEDIGVGGRAGYYDGIGAARDVIQNHLLQLLALTAMEEPISFNAADLRAEKEKVLAAVRLPKDLAKSTARGQYGSGWQGGEKVPGFLEEDGMNPQSTTETYAAIKLEIGTRRWAGVPFYLRAGKRLGRRVTEIAVVFKRAPQQLFAESQTSALGQNALVIRVQPDEGVTIRFGSKVPGAGMQVRDVSMDFGYGHAFTEASPEAYERLILDVLLGDPPLFPRHEEVELSWKILDPIEDFWATQGQPEQYRPGTWGPKSADELLARDGRVWRRP; encoded by the coding sequence GTGTCACCGGTGGAAATCACCCCGGAGTTCAACCCGTTGCGGTTGCCCTCCGACCGCCGTCTGAATCGCATCGCCGGGCCCAGCAGCCTCATCATCTTCGGCGTGACAGGCGACCTGTCGCGCAAGAAGCTGATGCCCGCGGTGTACGACCTCGCGAACCGCGGCCTCCTGCCGCCCGGGTTCTCGCTCGTCGGGTTCGCCCGGCGTGACTGGGAGGACCAGGACTTCGAGAAGGTCGTGTACGACGCGGTCAAGCAGTACGCCCGCACGCCGTTCGACGACGACGTGTGGCAGCAGCTCGCACAGGGCATCCGCTTCGTTCCGGGCGAGTTCGACGACGACGACGCGTTCCAGCGCCTCAAGCAGACCGTCGAGGACCTGGACAAGGAGCGCGGGACCATGGGCAACCATGCGTTCTACCTGTCCATCCCGCCGAAGGCGTTCCCGATCGTCACCGAGCAGCTGAAGCGGTCCGGTCTCGCCGACCAGTCCGGCGACGGCTGGCGGCGCGTCGTCATCGAGAAGCCGTTCGGCCACGACCTGCAGTCGGCTCGCGAGCTGAACGCGGTCGTGGAGACGGTCTTCCCGCCGGACTCGGTGTTCCGCATCGACCACTACCTCGGCAAGGAGACGGTCCAGAACATCCTGGCGCTGCGCTTCGCCAACGAGCTGTACGAGCCGATCTGGAACGCCAACTACGTCGACCACGTGCAGATCACCATGGCCGAGGACATCGGAGTGGGCGGCCGTGCCGGTTACTACGACGGCATCGGCGCGGCGCGCGACGTCATCCAGAACCACCTGCTGCAGCTCCTCGCCCTCACGGCGATGGAGGAGCCCATCTCGTTCAACGCCGCAGACCTGCGCGCCGAGAAGGAGAAGGTCCTCGCCGCCGTCCGTCTGCCCAAGGACCTCGCCAAGTCGACGGCCCGCGGACAGTACGGCAGCGGCTGGCAGGGCGGCGAGAAGGTCCCGGGCTTCCTGGAGGAGGACGGGATGAACCCCCAGTCCACCACGGAGACCTACGCGGCCATCAAGCTGGAGATCGGCACGCGCCGCTGGGCGGGCGTCCCATTCTACCTGCGCGCGGGCAAGCGCCTCGGCCGCCGCGTGACCGAGATCGCGGTCGTCTTCAAGCGCGCTCCGCAGCAGCTCTTCGCGGAGTCGCAGACGAGTGCGCTCGGCCAGAACGCGCTCGTCATCCGCGTCCAGCCGGACGAAGGTGTGACCATCCGCTTCGGCTCGAAGGTCCCCGGCGCCGGCATGCAGGTGCGCGACGTCAGCATGGACTTCGGCTACGGCCACGCTTTCACCGAGGCCAGCCCCGAGGCGTACGAGCGACTCATCCTGGATGTGCTCCTCGGCGACCCGCCGCTGTTCCCCCGCCACGAGGAGGTCGAGCTCTCCTGGAAGATCCTCGACCCGATCGAGGACTTCTGGGCCACGCAGGGCCAGCCCGAGCAGTACCGCCCCGGAACCTGGGGCCCGAAATCGGCCGACGAGCTCCTCGCCCGCGACGGCCGCGTCTGGAGGCGTCCATGA
- a CDS encoding glucose-6-phosphate isomerase — translation MTFRIHVTGPAAEAVRTVVPQLVADKVASGITALDPALWGPAAEAEASKRLGWTEAVAISRPLVPEIVALRDELRAKGVNHIVLGGMGGSSLAPEVITRTAEAELTVLDSTDPGQVLSALRDRLEATAVVISSKSGSTLETDSQKRVYEKWFEDAGIDPRERIVVVTDPGSPLDQSAREAGYRVFNADPNVGGRYSALTAFGLVPSGLAGVDISELLDEADATSIELAVDNEQNPGLVLGAAIAGTSPLKDKLGIVADGTHIVGFADWAEQLIAESTGKEGTGLLPVVLDKLAPELESKPADLQVVRLVANAEAHHLFPADRHEGEILVSGSLGAQLIVWEYAVAVAGRLLGINPFDQPDVEAAKVAARSLLDNRPEPVTPAFTAGGIEVRSTGSFLGEANTLDAAVDALLAQLGPDGYVAVQAYVDRLALPQLAGIRDLLAAKANRPVTFGWGPRFLHSTGQFHKGGPAVGVFLQITATPSEDLEIPGRPFTFGQLIQAQAAGDASVLGEHGRPVLTLTLTNPEADVVSLFEAVN, via the coding sequence GTGACGTTCCGCATCCACGTCACCGGTCCGGCGGCGGAGGCCGTCCGCACCGTGGTGCCGCAGCTCGTCGCCGACAAGGTGGCGTCCGGCATCACGGCGCTCGACCCGGCCCTCTGGGGCCCCGCCGCCGAGGCCGAGGCGAGCAAGCGCCTCGGCTGGACCGAAGCGGTCGCCATCTCGCGCCCGCTGGTCCCCGAGATCGTCGCCCTGCGCGACGAGCTGCGCGCCAAGGGCGTGAACCACATCGTCCTCGGCGGCATGGGCGGCTCGTCGCTCGCGCCGGAGGTCATCACCCGGACGGCGGAGGCCGAGCTGACCGTGCTCGACTCCACCGACCCCGGCCAGGTGCTCTCGGCGCTCCGCGACCGGCTGGAGGCCACCGCGGTGGTCATCTCGTCCAAGTCGGGCTCGACGCTCGAGACGGACAGCCAGAAGCGCGTCTACGAGAAGTGGTTCGAGGACGCCGGGATCGACCCGCGCGAGCGGATCGTCGTCGTCACCGACCCGGGCTCGCCGCTCGACCAGTCCGCCCGTGAGGCCGGATACCGCGTGTTCAACGCCGACCCGAACGTCGGCGGCCGCTACTCGGCACTCACGGCGTTCGGCCTCGTCCCCTCCGGCCTCGCCGGCGTCGACATCTCCGAGCTCCTCGACGAGGCCGACGCCACGTCCATCGAGCTCGCCGTCGACAACGAGCAGAACCCGGGACTCGTGCTCGGCGCCGCCATCGCCGGCACGAGCCCGCTGAAGGACAAGCTGGGCATCGTCGCCGACGGAACCCACATCGTGGGCTTCGCCGACTGGGCGGAGCAGCTGATCGCCGAGTCGACCGGCAAGGAGGGCACCGGCCTGCTGCCGGTCGTGCTCGACAAGCTCGCCCCCGAGCTCGAGTCGAAGCCGGCCGATCTGCAGGTCGTCCGCCTCGTCGCCAACGCCGAGGCGCACCACCTGTTCCCGGCCGACCGCCACGAGGGCGAGATCCTGGTCTCCGGCAGCCTCGGCGCCCAGCTCATCGTCTGGGAGTACGCGGTCGCCGTCGCCGGACGCCTGCTCGGCATCAACCCGTTCGACCAGCCGGATGTGGAGGCCGCCAAGGTCGCCGCACGCTCGCTGCTCGACAACCGGCCGGAGCCCGTCACCCCCGCGTTCACCGCGGGCGGCATCGAGGTACGCAGCACCGGGTCCTTCCTCGGCGAGGCGAACACGCTCGACGCCGCCGTGGATGCCCTGCTCGCCCAGCTCGGGCCCGACGGCTACGTCGCGGTCCAGGCCTACGTGGACCGCCTCGCGCTCCCCCAGCTCGCGGGCATCCGCGACCTGCTGGCGGCGAAGGCGAACCGCCCGGTCACCTTCGGCTGGGGGCCGCGCTTCCTGCACTCGACGGGTCAGTTCCACAAGGGCGGTCCGGCGGTCGGCGTGTTCCTGCAGATCACGGCGACGCCCTCCGAGGATCTCGAGATCCCCGGCCGTCCCTTCACCTTCGGGCAGCTCATCCAGGCCCAGGCCGCCGGCGACGCCAGCGTCCTCGGCGAGCACGGCCGCCCGGTGCTGACGCTGACGCTCACGAACCCCGAGGCGGATGTCGTCTCGCTGTTCGAGGCCGTCAACTGA